The Drechmeria coniospora strain ARSEF 6962 chromosome 02, whole genome shotgun sequence genome has a segment encoding these proteins:
- a CDS encoding hob3, protein MSWAGFKKNVNRATTQVMMKTGHVEKTNDRDYEVEERRFRTMEAASLRLQKEAKGYLDSLRAMTASQMRIAETIDAFYGDSGAADGMSRSYKQAVEDLDAETLKALDGPYRTTVLEPITRFCAYFPDVNECIKKRSHKLLDYDALRARVKKLVEKPDKDATKLPRTEKELEMARVAYEQLNEQLCTELPQLIDLRVPYLDPTFEALVKIQLRFCAEAYSRMAQVQQYLDADTRDQYAEGHLDARVEQVLQEIRELSISGTV, encoded by the exons ATGTCGTGGGCGG GGTTCAAGAAGAATGTGAATcgcgcgacgacgcaggTCATGATGAAAACCG GCCATGTGGAAAAGACAAACGACCGGGACTACGAAGTTGAGGAGAG ACGGTTTCGCACCATGGAAGCCGCTTCACTACGGCTGCAGAAGGAAGCAAAGGGCTATCTCGACTCGCTCCGAG ccatgacggcgtcgcAAATGAGGATAGCCGAGACCATCGACGCCTTCTACGGCGACTCGGGCGCAGCGGACGGCATGAGCAGAAGCTACAAGCAAGCAGTTGaagacctcgacgccgagacgcTCAAGGCCCTCGACGGGCCCTACCGAACGACGGTGCTGGAGCCCATCACCCGATTCTGCGCCTACTTCCCCGACGTCAACGAGTGCATCAAGAAGAGGTCGCACAAGCTGCTCGACTACGACGCCCTGCGAGCGCGGGTCAAGAAGCTGGTGGAGAAGCCCGACAAGGACGCGACGAAACTGCCACGGACGGAAAAGGAGCTCGAGATGGCCAGGGTAGCTTATGAGCAGCTCAACGAGCAGCTCTGCACCGAGCTGCCCCAGCTCATCGACCTTCGCGTCCCCTATCTCGACCCGACCTTTGAGGCTCTTGTCAAGATTCAGCTCCGGTTCTGCGCCGAGGCGTACTCACGCATGGCCCAGGTGCAACAGTATCTCGACGCCGATACGAGGGATCAATACGCCGAAGGCCATCTGGACGCCAGGGTGGAGCAGGTTCTGCAAGAGATTCGGGAGCTGAGCATCAGCGGTACCGTCTAA